The genomic window GGTTCAGCTCCTTCACGTAGCTCGTCCACTCGGTCGACTGCAGGTCGACGGTGAACAGTCCGGACTCCTCCAGCTGCGACTTGATGAGCGCGTACTCCTGGTCGGAGTCGGGGCCGTAGTGGTCGCTCGTGTACTGGATCGGCAGGGCGACCGGGGTGCTGACGCCCGCGGCCGCAAGGATCGCCGCGGCCTTCGCCGGGTCCGGCGCGTCACCGTACGCGGTCTGGAACGCGGGCGTCGCCCCCGTCTGCCCGTCGAGCACCACCGAGTAGGCCGGCGCGTAGGTGCCCTTGTAGACCTGGTCGGCGATCTCCTCACGATCGATGAGCGACGCGACCGCCTGCCGGATGGCGAGCTTCTGCGCGTCGTTCGCACCCGGTTGGGTGTTCAGGTTGAACGTGAGGAACCGCACCGAACCGCCCGGCCCCTCGACGACCTGCAGGTCGGAGTCGCTCCGGAGGTCGGCGACGTCCGTCGCGGTCAGCGAGCGGTAGGCGATGTCGACGTCGCCCTTCTCCAGGTCGAGCCGCAGGTTCGACGCCGTCGTGTACGGCTTGAGCACGACGTGCTGCGTCTTCGCGCGGGTCCCGGAGTAGCGCGAGTTCGCCTCGAGCGAGAGCAGCCCGCCCGCCTGGTAGCTGTCGACGGCGTAGGGGCCGGAGCCGATCACGTCGTCGTCGCTCAGCAGCTCGTCAGCCGGGAAGACCTCTTCGTCGACGATCGGCCCGGCCATGCTCGTGAGCACGTAGGGCCAGGTCTGGTCGTTCGGCACCGTGAGGTGGAAGACGACCTGGTTGTCGTCACCCTCCTCGACGCTGTCGAGGTTCGCGAGCAGCGGCGACGGTCCGTTGTCGGCGGCGATCTCACGGACGCGGGTGAAGGAGTAGACGACGTCCTCGGCCGTGAGCGCGTGACCGTTGGAGAAGGTCAGCCCCTCCTTGACCGTGCAGACGTAGGTGGTCTCGTCGGTGAAGTCGCACGATTCCGCCGCGTCGGGCGCGGGGACGACGTCGCCTTCGTCGTAGCTGAGGAGGTGCTGGTAGATCTGGTTCTGCGGCGTGAAGGATCCGCGATCCCAGGCACCGGCCGGGTCGAGCGAGACGATCTGATCGGTCGTGCCGATGACGAGCGCGGTGGTCGTGGTGGTGCCGCCCTGGGCTGTGCAACCGGTGAGGGCGGCGACGACACCGAGGCCGACGGCGACCGTGGTGAATCTGGCGGATCGGTTCATGGAGCGGTTCCTTCGGGTGACTGCGGGAGTGCTGATGCTGATGGCGCGACGGGTACCGCGTGGGCGGCGAGCGCGAACCTCGGGTGCGGTTCGGCTCCGTCGACGAGATCGGCGATGAGGCGTCCCAGCACCGGGCCGAACTTGAACCCGTGACCGGAGAATCCCGTCGTGACGATGATGCTGTCGATCCGGTCGATCACGAAATCCTCGCTGGGGCTCAGATCGTAGAGGCAGCTGATGGTATGGGGTGCGGACGCGTCGACGCCGGGCACCCATTCGGCGACGTAGGCGGTGAGCCGCGCGAGTTCCTCGGGTTCGGCGAGGCCGTCGCGTTCGTCGGGGTGGACGTGGACGGCACCGCCGTGCAGCCCGACCTTGACCCCCTCGCCCGGAGTCAGCAGGCCGTACACGCTCGACCCCTCGGCGGGGTAGTGGACGAAACTCGGCCAGGCGTCGGCGCGCAGTCCGCTCGGGAAGTGCGCGGGCTGGACCTGCGTCACGACGATCTCGGGCAGCGGACGACCGACGCTGCGAGCGAGTGCGCCGACGAGGTCGGGCGTCCAGGAGCCTGCCGCGACGACCACGTGGTCCGCGACGACGTCGCCCAGCTCGGTGCGGACGACGGCACCGCCGACACCGGCGGTCGGATCGTTCGACCCAGTCGGTTCGACACCCGACACCCGCACGCCGAAGCGCAGGGTCGCTCCGGCCACCTCGGCGAGGTCGAGCAGGGCCTCGATCGCTTCGGCGGAGTACAGTCGCCCGCCGGTCGCGTGGTGGAGGACCTCGCGGTCGAACCGCAGTCCGGGCCAGCGGTCGCTCGCCTGATCCGGGGTGAGGCGCTCCGACGCGACCCCACCTCGGGTCATCGCCGTCTCGATGGCCGCGAGCATCTCGGGGCGGCCGTGGTCGAGCGCGCCGGTGAGGTCGAGCAGCGTCCGCCCGCTCGCCGATTCGAGCGCCCGCCAGGCCGCGAGCGCCTCCGACGTCAGGGCGACGTAGTCGTCGGCGTCGTAGCCCTGACGGAAGATGCGGGTCGCTCCGTGGGAGGAGCCGTGCTCGTGACCGCGCGGGTACCGCTCGAGAAGCAGGACGTCGCGGCCCTGCTCGGCCAGCGAGCGTGCAGCCGCCGCACCGACGATCCCGGCGCCGATGACCACGACCTCGGCGCGCGCCGGCAGCGCGGTCGGCGTCGCGTCCGCTGCCGGACCCGACGCGGTCATCGGCCCGACTCCGCAGGCAGGCCCGACTCCGTCGTCACGCGCGTCGTTGCGGCAGCGCGCGCGTCGACCGCCCGACGAGCCGGCATCGCGGCGGCCACGGCGGCCTCGTCGGCGAACGGACGGGACGGGAACCGACCGGGGGCGTACCGCGACGCGTCGACGAAGGGGCTCTCACCCGTGACGATCAGTTCGGCGAGCATCCGGCCGAGTCCAGGGCCGTGCGTGACCCCGGACTCGTTGTCGCCGGCCACGACAAACAACCCGTCGAGCTCCGGGACGGACCCCGCGATGAAGCGGCGGTCTGCGGTGTACGACACGATCCCCTGCACGGCTTCGGCGTCGTCGACGACGGGCGCGGCGGCCGGGATGAGCTCGGAGACGATCGGCGACAGGTGCTCGCGCATCGTCTCGACGAGGTCGGGGCGGTCCGGACGACGATCCGCGGGGCTGTCGCGCACCGCGAGCGCCTCGTAGCCGACGCCGTTGCCGTACGTGAGACCACCGAGGTGTTCCCTGATCCACAGTCCGTCCAGCTCCGGGATCATGAGGGTCGGCACCTCGCCGAGGCCGAACGGGGCGGTGGTCAGGCGGCTCGCGATCACCCGCGCGAACGGCAGCACGCGGTCCGTCGCGGCGAGGAGCTCGTTCGTCCAGGACCCTGCGGCGAGGACGACCTCGTCGCCGAGGACGCGCTCGCCGGTGGCGGTCAGCACGCCGACGGCTCGGCCACCTTCGGCGAGGAGATCGACGACGGGTGTCTGCTCGATGATCTCGACACCCTCGGCCCGGGCGAGCGCCGCGAGCGCGATTCCGGCGTCGGGCGCGCTGATCTGGATGCCGTCGGGATGGATGAACGCCCCGACGATCGCTTCGGGGTCGAGACCCGGAACGAGTTCAGCGGTCTCGACGGCGGTGAGCAGGCGGGCGTCCTCGGGGCGGAGCGGGTGCTCGGCGAACGGCAGCAGGTGGTCGAGCACGGCCTGCTCGGTGAGGGCGAGCCACACGTTGCCCGTGTTCCGCAGCCCGATGTCGTATCCGGCAGCGTCGAGCCCGCGGTAGAAGTCGAGGCCGGCCTGCTCGAGGGCGAGTTCCGACTCGTCCCAGTACCAGGCGTAGCCCGCCGCCCAGAGGCCGACGAAGCCCGCTCCCGCTGCGGTCGTGGCGCCGACGGCGGTGCCCGACTCGAGGACCGTCACGCGGCGCCCGGCTCGGGCGAGGTGGACGGCGGTCGCCAGGCCGAAGAGGCCGGCGCCGACGATGACGGTGGTTGCGGGGCGGGGGTCGGTCACCCTTCGAGGCTAGTCACTCGCCGTCCAGGGGCCGACCACCCCGTCGCAATCGGACACGTGCGCGTTCGCAACTCAGGAACGCCGCCGGCGTGTCCGCACCCCGATGGACGAGATGGGGGCGACGCCCCGGCGGCGTCCTGAATTGCGAACGGGAAGAGCCGACTAGATGACCCCCTGGGCGAGCATCGCGTCCGCGACCTTCACGAACGCGGCGGTGTTCGCCCCGACGACGTAGTCGCCCGGCCGGCCGTAGCGCTCGGCGGCCTCATAAGCGGCGCGGTGCACGCCGTGCATGATGCCGCGCAGTTTCACCTCGCTGTCGTCGAAGGACCACCGCTGCCGGGCCGCGTTCTGGCTCATCTCGAGCGCCGAGGTCGCCACGCCACCGGCGTTCGCCGCCTTCCCCGGGCCGAAGAGGAC from Plantibacter flavus includes these protein-coding regions:
- a CDS encoding ABC transporter substrate-binding protein; this encodes MNRSARFTTVAVGLGVVAALTGCTAQGGTTTTTALVIGTTDQIVSLDPAGAWDRGSFTPQNQIYQHLLSYDEGDVVPAPDAAESCDFTDETTYVCTVKEGLTFSNGHALTAEDVVYSFTRVREIAADNGPSPLLANLDSVEEGDDNQVVFHLTVPNDQTWPYVLTSMAGPIVDEEVFPADELLSDDDVIGSGPYAVDSYQAGGLLSLEANSRYSGTRAKTQHVVLKPYTTASNLRLDLEKGDVDIAYRSLTATDVADLRSDSDLQVVEGPGGSVRFLTFNLNTQPGANDAQKLAIRQAVASLIDREEIADQVYKGTYAPAYSVVLDGQTGATPAFQTAYGDAPDPAKAAAILAAAGVSTPVALPIQYTSDHYGPDSDQEYALIKSQLEESGLFTVDLQSTEWTSYVKELNPESGYPAYQLGFFPDYPDPDNFLRSAYSTTGASVANGYSDPAVDALIDTEATATDPAARIAAIEQIQALTATAAPIIPLLQGTETVLAQKNVTGLEETLDATYTFRFAVLDRTK
- a CDS encoding FAD-dependent oxidoreductase, whose protein sequence is MTASGPAADATPTALPARAEVVVIGAGIVGAAAARSLAEQGRDVLLLERYPRGHEHGSSHGATRIFRQGYDADDYVALTSEALAAWRALESASGRTLLDLTGALDHGRPEMLAAIETAMTRGGVASERLTPDQASDRWPGLRFDREVLHHATGGRLYSAEAIEALLDLAEVAGATLRFGVRVSGVEPTGSNDPTAGVGGAVVRTELGDVVADHVVVAAGSWTPDLVGALARSVGRPLPEIVVTQVQPAHFPSGLRADAWPSFVHYPAEGSSVYGLLTPGEGVKVGLHGGAVHVHPDERDGLAEPEELARLTAYVAEWVPGVDASAPHTISCLYDLSPSEDFVIDRIDSIIVTTGFSGHGFKFGPVLGRLIADLVDGAEPHPRFALAAHAVPVAPSASALPQSPEGTAP
- a CDS encoding NAD(P)/FAD-dependent oxidoreductase, with translation MTDPRPATTVIVGAGLFGLATAVHLARAGRRVTVLESGTAVGATTAAGAGFVGLWAAGYAWYWDESELALEQAGLDFYRGLDAAGYDIGLRNTGNVWLALTEQAVLDHLLPFAEHPLRPEDARLLTAVETAELVPGLDPEAIVGAFIHPDGIQISAPDAGIALAALARAEGVEIIEQTPVVDLLAEGGRAVGVLTATGERVLGDEVVLAAGSWTNELLAATDRVLPFARVIASRLTTAPFGLGEVPTLMIPELDGLWIREHLGGLTYGNGVGYEALAVRDSPADRRPDRPDLVETMREHLSPIVSELIPAAAPVVDDAEAVQGIVSYTADRRFIAGSVPELDGLFVVAGDNESGVTHGPGLGRMLAELIVTGESPFVDASRYAPGRFPSRPFADEAAVAAAMPARRAVDARAAATTRVTTESGLPAESGR